From Demequina capsici, one genomic window encodes:
- the rplC gene encoding 50S ribosomal protein L3: MTTTSNAQRNVTALLGTKLGMTQVWDDEGRIVPVTVVQADTNVVTQVRTADADGYEAVQLAFGTVDPRRVTDPLKGHFEKAGVTPRRHVAEVRTANASEFTLGQELTVEVFEAGQKVDVTGTTKGKGTAGVMKRHGFKGVGASHGAHRNHRKPGSIGGASYPARVFRGIKMAGRMGNARKTVQNLTIHSVDAEKGLVLVKGAVPGNKGGVVLIRTAVKGA; this comes from the coding sequence ATGACTACGACTTCCAATGCCCAGCGCAACGTCACTGCGCTGCTTGGTACGAAGCTGGGCATGACGCAGGTGTGGGACGACGAGGGGCGCATCGTGCCCGTCACCGTCGTCCAGGCTGACACCAACGTCGTGACCCAGGTGCGAACCGCTGACGCCGACGGCTACGAGGCCGTCCAGCTCGCGTTCGGCACCGTCGACCCCCGCCGTGTCACCGACCCCCTGAAGGGCCACTTCGAGAAGGCTGGCGTGACCCCGCGCCGCCACGTCGCCGAGGTCCGGACCGCCAACGCCTCCGAGTTCACGCTCGGCCAGGAGCTCACCGTCGAGGTGTTCGAGGCAGGCCAGAAGGTCGACGTCACGGGCACGACCAAGGGCAAGGGCACCGCTGGTGTCATGAAGCGCCACGGCTTCAAGGGTGTCGGCGCCTCCCACGGTGCACACCGCAACCACCGCAAGCCCGGTTCCATCGGTGGCGCGTCCTACCCGGCCCGAGTCTTCCGCGGCATCAAGATGGCCGGCCGTATGGGCAACGCGCGCAAGACCGTGCAGAACCTGACCATCCACTCGGTCGACGCCGAGAAGGGCCTGGTGCTCGTCAAGGGCGCCGTCCCCGGCAACAAGGGCGGCGTGGTCCTCATCCGCACCGCCGTGAAGGGTGCGTGA
- the rpsJ gene encoding 30S ribosomal protein S10 translates to MAGQKIRIRLKSYDHEVIDSSARKIVETVTRAGASVVGPVPLPTEKNVFCVIRSPHKYKDSREHFEMRTHKRLIDIVDPTPKAVDSLMRLDLPAVVNIEIKL, encoded by the coding sequence ATGGCGGGACAGAAGATCCGCATCAGGCTGAAGAGCTACGACCACGAGGTCATCGACTCTTCCGCCCGCAAGATCGTCGAGACGGTCACGCGTGCTGGTGCGTCGGTGGTGGGCCCCGTCCCGCTGCCTACCGAGAAGAACGTGTTCTGTGTGATCCGTTCGCCCCACAAGTACAAGGACTCCCGCGAGCACTTCGAGATGCGCACCCACAAGCGCCTCATCGACATCGTGGACCCCACGCCCAAGGCCGTCGACTCGCTCATGCGTCTCGACCTGCCCGCGGTCGTGAACATCGAGATCAAGCTCTAA
- the tuf gene encoding elongation factor Tu encodes MAKAKFERSKPHVNIGTIGHVDHGKTTLTAAISKVLHDMYPDLNPFTPFEDIDKAPEERERGITINIAHIEYETAKRHYAHVDAPGHADYIKNMITGAAQMDGAILVVAATDGPMAQTREHVLLAKQVGVPYLLVALNKSDMVDDEEILELVEVEVRDLLSSQGFDGDNAPVIQVSALKALEGDEKWVKSVQDLMNAVDENVPEPVRDMDKPFLMPIEDVFTITGRGTVVTGKVERGKLKINSEVEILGIREPQKTTVTGIEMFHKSMDEAWAGENCGLLLRGTKREDVERGQVVVQPGTTTPHTSFEGKCYILNKDEGGRHNPFYTNYRPQFYIRTTDVTGVISLPEGTEMVMPGDTTEMTVELIQPIALEEGQGFAIREGGRTVGSGTVTKILK; translated from the coding sequence ATGGCTAAGGCCAAGTTCGAGCGGTCCAAGCCGCACGTGAACATCGGTACCATCGGTCACGTCGACCACGGCAAGACCACGCTGACCGCTGCGATCTCCAAGGTCCTGCACGACATGTACCCGGACCTGAACCCGTTCACCCCGTTCGAGGACATCGACAAGGCTCCTGAGGAGCGCGAGCGCGGTATCACGATCAACATCGCGCACATCGAGTACGAGACCGCGAAGCGCCACTACGCCCACGTCGACGCCCCGGGTCACGCTGACTACATCAAGAACATGATCACCGGTGCCGCCCAGATGGACGGCGCGATCCTCGTGGTCGCCGCGACCGACGGTCCGATGGCCCAGACGCGTGAGCACGTGCTGCTCGCCAAGCAGGTGGGCGTCCCCTACCTGCTCGTCGCGCTGAACAAGTCCGACATGGTCGACGACGAGGAGATCCTCGAGCTCGTCGAGGTCGAGGTCCGTGACCTCCTGTCCTCGCAGGGCTTCGACGGTGACAACGCGCCCGTCATCCAGGTCTCGGCGCTCAAGGCGCTCGAGGGCGACGAGAAGTGGGTCAAGTCGGTCCAGGACCTCATGAACGCCGTGGACGAGAACGTCCCGGAGCCCGTCCGTGACATGGACAAGCCCTTCCTCATGCCGATCGAGGACGTCTTCACGATCACCGGTCGTGGCACCGTCGTCACCGGCAAGGTGGAGCGCGGCAAGCTCAAGATCAACTCCGAGGTCGAGATCCTCGGTATCCGTGAGCCCCAGAAGACCACCGTCACCGGCATCGAGATGTTCCACAAGTCGATGGACGAGGCGTGGGCCGGCGAGAACTGCGGTCTGCTGCTCCGCGGCACCAAGCGTGAGGACGTCGAGCGCGGCCAGGTCGTGGTCCAGCCCGGCACCACCACGCCGCACACCTCGTTCGAGGGCAAGTGCTACATCCTCAACAAGGACGAGGGCGGCCGCCACAACCCGTTCTACACGAACTACCGCCCGCAGTTCTACATCCGCACCACGGACGTCACCGGCGTCATCTCGCTGCCCGAGGGCACCGAGATGGTCATGCCTGGTGACACCACCGAGATGACTGTCGAGCTCATCCAGCCCATCGCCCTCGAGGAGGGCCAGGGCTTCGCGATCCGCGAGGGTGGCCGCACCGTGGGTTCGGGCACCGTCACCAAGATCCTGAAGTAG
- the fusA gene encoding elongation factor G has protein sequence MAQDVLTDLKKVRNIGIMAHIDAGKTTTTERILFYTGVNYKIGETHDGASTTDWMEQEQERGITITSAAVTCFWNDNQINIIDTPGHVDFTVEVERSLRVLDGAVAVFDGKEGVEPQSETVWRQADKYDVPRICFVNKMDKLGADFYFTVDTIINRLGAKPLVIQLPIGSENDFVGIVDLVEMNAKVWPGDAKGDVTMGAKYDVTEIPADLKDKADEYRAALLEAVAEADDELLEKYLGGEELTTAEIKGAIRKLTISSQLYPVLCGSAFKNRGVQPMLDAVIDYLPAPVDVPAIQGHDVRDPEVVIERHADASEPFSALAFKVVAHPFFGRLTYVRVYSGHLETGAQVVNSTKGKKERIGKLFQMHANKENPVDSIHAGHIYAVIGLKDTTTGDTLCNPDHQVVLESMTFPDPVIDVAIEPKTKGDQEKLSLAIQKLAEEDPTFRVRLDDETGQTVIGGMGELHLDILVDRMKREFKVDANVGKPQVAYRETIRKTVEKYDYTHKKQTGGSGQFAKVQITLEPLEADSEVQYEFVNAVTGGRVPREYIPSVDAGIQNAMELGIQAGYPVVGVKATLVDGAYHDVDSSEMAFKIAGSMAFKEAARKASPVLLEPMMAVEVRTPEEYMGDVIGDINSRRGQIRQMSDAQGVKVIDALVPLSEMFGYVGDLRSKTSGRAVYSMQFDSYSEVPKAVADEIIAKTRGE, from the coding sequence GTGGCACAGGACGTGCTCACGGACCTCAAGAAGGTCCGCAACATCGGCATCATGGCCCACATCGATGCCGGCAAGACCACCACCACCGAGCGCATCCTGTTCTACACGGGTGTGAACTACAAGATCGGTGAGACCCACGACGGTGCGTCGACGACCGACTGGATGGAGCAGGAGCAGGAGCGCGGCATCACCATCACCTCCGCCGCGGTGACCTGCTTCTGGAACGACAACCAGATCAACATCATCGACACCCCTGGCCACGTGGACTTCACGGTCGAGGTGGAGCGTTCGCTGCGAGTGCTCGACGGCGCGGTCGCCGTGTTCGACGGCAAGGAGGGCGTGGAGCCCCAGTCCGAGACCGTGTGGCGTCAGGCCGACAAGTACGACGTTCCCCGCATCTGCTTCGTCAACAAGATGGACAAGCTGGGCGCCGACTTCTACTTCACGGTCGACACGATCATCAACCGCCTCGGCGCCAAGCCGCTGGTCATCCAGCTGCCCATCGGCTCGGAGAACGACTTCGTCGGCATCGTCGACCTGGTCGAGATGAACGCCAAGGTGTGGCCCGGCGACGCCAAGGGCGACGTGACCATGGGCGCCAAGTACGACGTCACCGAGATCCCCGCCGACCTCAAGGACAAGGCGGACGAGTACCGCGCCGCCCTGCTCGAGGCCGTGGCCGAGGCCGACGACGAGCTGCTCGAGAAGTACCTGGGCGGCGAGGAGCTGACCACCGCTGAGATCAAGGGCGCGATCCGCAAGCTCACGATCTCGTCGCAGCTCTACCCGGTGCTGTGCGGCTCGGCGTTCAAGAACCGTGGCGTGCAGCCCATGCTCGACGCCGTGATCGACTACCTGCCGGCCCCGGTCGACGTGCCTGCCATCCAGGGTCACGACGTCCGCGACCCCGAGGTCGTCATCGAGCGTCACGCCGACGCGAGCGAGCCCTTCTCGGCCCTCGCCTTCAAGGTCGTCGCTCACCCGTTCTTCGGTCGCCTCACCTACGTCCGCGTCTACTCGGGTCACCTCGAGACCGGTGCCCAGGTCGTCAACTCGACCAAGGGCAAGAAGGAACGCATCGGGAAGCTGTTCCAGATGCACGCCAACAAGGAGAACCCGGTCGACTCGATCCACGCCGGTCACATCTACGCGGTCATCGGCCTCAAGGACACGACCACCGGTGACACGCTGTGCAACCCGGACCACCAGGTGGTCCTCGAGTCCATGACGTTCCCGGACCCGGTCATCGACGTGGCCATCGAGCCCAAGACCAAGGGCGACCAGGAGAAGCTCTCGCTCGCCATCCAGAAGCTCGCCGAGGAGGACCCCACCTTCCGCGTGCGCCTGGACGACGAGACCGGCCAGACCGTCATCGGCGGCATGGGCGAGCTCCACCTGGACATCCTCGTGGACCGCATGAAGCGCGAGTTCAAGGTCGACGCGAACGTCGGCAAGCCGCAGGTCGCGTACCGCGAGACCATCCGCAAGACGGTCGAGAAGTACGACTACACGCACAAGAAGCAGACCGGCGGCTCCGGCCAGTTCGCGAAGGTCCAGATCACGCTCGAGCCGCTCGAGGCCGACTCCGAGGTGCAGTACGAGTTCGTGAACGCCGTCACCGGTGGTCGCGTGCCCCGTGAGTACATCCCGTCGGTCGACGCAGGCATCCAGAACGCCATGGAGCTGGGCATCCAGGCCGGTTACCCGGTCGTCGGTGTCAAGGCCACCCTGGTGGACGGCGCCTACCACGACGTCGACTCGTCGGAGATGGCGTTCAAGATCGCCGGTTCGATGGCCTTCAAGGAGGCCGCTCGCAAGGCCAGCCCCGTGCTGCTCGAGCCGATGATGGCCGTCGAGGTCCGTACGCCCGAGGAGTACATGGGTGACGTCATCGGCGACATCAACTCCCGCCGTGGACAGATCCGCCAGATGTCCGACGCCCAGGGCGTCAAGGTCATCGACGCGCTGGTTCCGCTGTCGGAGATGTTCGGCTACGTCGGTGACCTGCGCTCCAAGACCTCTGGTCGCGCCGTGTACTCGATGCAGTTCGACAGCTACTCCGAGGTCCCGAAGGCAGTCGCCGACGAGATCATCGCAAAGACCCGGGGCGAGTAG
- the rpsG gene encoding 30S ribosomal protein S7 yields MPRKGPAPKRPIINDPVYGATVVTQLINKVLLDGKKSVAESIVYGALEGVREKSGQDPVVVLKRALENIRPALEVRSRRVGGATYQVPVDVRPVRATTLALRWLVDFARQRREHTMTERLMNEILDASNGLGAAVKRREDMHKMAESNKAFAHYRW; encoded by the coding sequence GTGCCTCGCAAGGGACCGGCGCCCAAGCGCCCCATCATTAACGACCCCGTCTACGGCGCGACCGTCGTCACCCAGCTGATCAACAAGGTCCTGCTGGACGGCAAGAAGTCCGTCGCCGAGTCCATCGTCTACGGCGCCCTCGAGGGTGTCCGTGAGAAGTCCGGTCAGGACCCCGTCGTCGTGCTCAAGCGCGCGCTCGAGAACATCCGTCCCGCGCTCGAGGTCCGCTCTCGCCGCGTCGGTGGCGCCACCTACCAGGTGCCGGTCGACGTCCGTCCGGTGCGTGCGACCACCCTCGCGCTGCGCTGGCTGGTGGACTTCGCGCGTCAGCGTCGCGAGCACACCATGACCGAGCGCCTGATGAACGAGATCCTCGACGCCTCCAACGGCCTCGGTGCCGCGGTGAAGCGCCGTGAGGACATGCACAAGATGGCCGAGTCGAACAAGGCGTTCGCCCACTACCGCTGGTAG
- the rpsL gene encoding 30S ribosomal protein S12, which translates to MPTIQQLVRKGRHPKASKTKTPALKSSPQRRGVCTRVYTTTPKKPNSALRKVARVRLSSGIEVTAYIPGEGHNLQEHSIVLVRGGRVKDLPGVRYRIVRGSLDTQGVKGRQQARSRYGAKKEKK; encoded by the coding sequence GTGCCTACGATTCAGCAGCTGGTCAGGAAGGGCCGCCACCCCAAGGCGTCCAAGACCAAGACCCCGGCTCTCAAGTCGAGCCCCCAGCGTCGTGGCGTGTGCACCCGCGTGTACACCACGACCCCCAAGAAGCCGAACTCGGCGCTGCGCAAGGTGGCTCGTGTCCGCCTGTCGTCCGGCATCGAGGTCACGGCCTACATCCCGGGCGAGGGCCACAACCTGCAGGAGCACTCGATCGTGCTGGTGCGCGGCGGCCGTGTGAAGGACCTTCCCGGTGTCCGCTACCGCATCGTCCGTGGCTCGCTCGACACCCAGGGCGTCAAGGGCCGTCAGCAGGCGCGTAGCCGCTACGGCGCGAAGAAGGAGAAGAAGTAG
- a CDS encoding alkene reductase, with translation MPDPFAPYVLGGVPLANRIVMAPMTRCRAGSGGTATELMARYYAQRADAGLIITEGIQPSEVGQGYPWTPGLHTAEQARSWRTVTEAVHARGGRIAAQLMHAGRISHPSVQRGGAVPVAPSAVRADGKVFTPAGMKDMVTPVALDEPGIRATIADFVAAARAAIGAGFDGVEIHGANGYLVHQFLAEGSNSRTDAWGGGVAGRLRFAVEVAAAVAGEIGPRRVGMRLSPGGGTSSDIHEDPEDLPATYVPLAHALSDVGLAWLHLVDTGGPALRLRIREAWHGALIVNPALGAGAEAAQAGLQAVEEGQADLVSYAALFLANPDLPTRLRRGGPFNAPDRSTYYGGDERGYTDYPELAS, from the coding sequence ATGCCCGACCCGTTCGCGCCCTACGTGCTCGGAGGCGTGCCGCTCGCCAACCGCATCGTCATGGCCCCCATGACGCGCTGCCGCGCGGGCTCCGGCGGCACGGCGACCGAGCTGATGGCGCGGTACTACGCGCAGCGTGCCGACGCCGGCCTGATCATCACGGAGGGCATCCAGCCTTCCGAAGTCGGGCAGGGCTACCCGTGGACGCCCGGCCTGCACACGGCCGAGCAGGCGCGCTCCTGGCGGACGGTCACCGAGGCGGTCCATGCCCGCGGGGGGCGGATCGCGGCTCAGCTGATGCATGCCGGCCGAATCTCGCATCCGAGCGTGCAGCGCGGCGGTGCCGTGCCGGTGGCGCCGTCGGCGGTCCGTGCCGACGGCAAGGTCTTCACGCCCGCAGGCATGAAGGACATGGTGACCCCGGTCGCGCTCGACGAGCCGGGGATCCGGGCCACGATCGCGGACTTCGTCGCTGCGGCGAGGGCTGCCATCGGAGCAGGCTTCGACGGTGTGGAAATCCACGGGGCGAACGGTTACCTGGTCCACCAGTTCCTCGCGGAGGGCTCGAACAGCAGGACCGACGCGTGGGGTGGCGGGGTCGCCGGTCGGCTCCGGTTCGCGGTGGAGGTCGCCGCGGCCGTGGCGGGCGAGATCGGCCCTCGACGTGTCGGCATGCGCCTGTCACCCGGAGGCGGGACGTCGAGCGACATCCACGAGGATCCCGAGGACCTGCCCGCCACCTACGTCCCGCTGGCTCACGCGTTGAGCGATGTCGGCCTCGCGTGGCTGCACCTCGTCGACACCGGCGGCCCGGCTCTACGGCTCCGGATCAGGGAAGCCTGGCACGGCGCGCTCATCGTCAACCCTGCCCTCGGAGCGGGCGCGGAGGCGGCACAGGCGGGGCTGCAGGCCGTCGAGGAGGGGCAGGCCGACCTGGTCTCATATGCCGCGCTGTTCCTCGCGAACCCCGATCTGCCCACCAGGCTGAGGCGGGGAGGTCCGTTCAACGCGCCTGACCGCTCCACCTACTACGGTGGCGATGAGCGGGGGTACACGGACTATCCGGAGCTCGCGTCATGA
- a CDS encoding ABC transporter ATP-binding protein, with product MATEIKSPKIELVDLHKQFSVPGGERRVVDGVSFSVNKGEFVAVIGPSGCGKSTMFNIMAGLEEPTSGELKVDGKDAIGVRENVAYMPQKDLLFPWRTIAENCALGLEVQGMWKLEARKRARDLFPTFGLSGFEDSHPFELSGGMRQRAALLRTVVQGRDILLLDEPFGALDSLTRIEMQNWLQGVWAKHEWTAVMITHDIREAIYLADRVIVLSARPTRVRLNVEVDLPRPRELSVITSPEFAAIEAQLIETLHEESRKALELQGTLL from the coding sequence GTGGCCACTGAGATCAAGTCCCCGAAGATTGAGCTCGTCGATCTGCACAAGCAGTTCTCCGTCCCCGGCGGTGAGCGACGCGTGGTCGACGGCGTGTCCTTCTCGGTGAACAAGGGCGAGTTCGTCGCGGTCATCGGCCCGTCGGGCTGCGGCAAGTCGACCATGTTCAACATCATGGCCGGGCTCGAGGAGCCGACCTCGGGCGAGCTCAAGGTGGACGGCAAGGACGCCATCGGTGTGCGTGAGAACGTCGCCTACATGCCGCAGAAGGACCTCCTGTTCCCGTGGCGCACGATCGCGGAGAACTGCGCGCTCGGGCTCGAGGTGCAGGGCATGTGGAAGCTCGAGGCCCGCAAGCGGGCACGGGACCTGTTCCCGACGTTCGGCCTGTCCGGCTTCGAGGACTCGCACCCGTTCGAGCTCTCCGGCGGCATGAGGCAGCGCGCGGCGCTGCTGCGCACCGTCGTGCAGGGTCGGGACATCCTGCTGCTCGACGAGCCTTTCGGGGCGCTCGACTCGCTCACGCGCATCGAGATGCAGAACTGGCTCCAGGGCGTCTGGGCCAAGCACGAGTGGACTGCTGTGATGATCACCCATGACATCCGCGAGGCGATCTATCTGGCGGACCGGGTCATCGTGCTGAGCGCCAGGCCCACGCGCGTGCGCCTGAACGTCGAGGTGGATCTTCCTCGCCCGCGGGAGCTGTCGGTGATCACCTCGCCCGAGTTCGCGGCGATCGAGGCCCAGCTCATCGAGACGCTCCACGAGGAGTCGCGCAAGGCGCTCGAGCTGCAGGGGACCCTGCTCTAG
- a CDS encoding ABC transporter permease yields MTDAPARRARRARLPAWIGAVLPPVLITLAVLAAWQIIVDTFDVRPQILPSPIRIVTAGWSQADIIWGHAWATLQVTFVGFTAALVVAWVIAVAIDFSPWLRRGLMPLLVASQTIPIIAIAPLMIIWFGFGLLPKVIVVALVTFFPVTVGLIEGFAKTDREAGALLSSMGAGRWKQFRYARLPSALPSFFTALRISIVYAVTGAIFSEYVGAQSGLGIYMSMQKNAFRTDLVLAAVAVTAVVSITLYLSTFLVERLVIPWASKERRARRGH; encoded by the coding sequence ATGACCGACGCACCCGCGCGGAGAGCCCGCCGGGCGCGCCTTCCCGCATGGATCGGCGCGGTGCTCCCGCCGGTGCTGATCACCCTGGCGGTGCTCGCCGCGTGGCAGATCATCGTCGACACGTTCGACGTCCGCCCGCAGATCCTCCCTTCCCCGATCAGGATCGTGACGGCCGGGTGGTCGCAGGCGGACATCATCTGGGGTCACGCCTGGGCCACCCTGCAGGTCACGTTCGTCGGATTCACCGCCGCGCTCGTCGTCGCGTGGGTCATCGCTGTCGCGATCGACTTCTCGCCGTGGCTGCGGCGGGGCCTCATGCCGCTGCTCGTGGCTTCCCAGACCATCCCGATCATCGCGATCGCTCCTCTCATGATCATCTGGTTCGGCTTCGGCCTCCTGCCCAAGGTGATCGTGGTGGCTCTCGTCACCTTCTTCCCCGTGACGGTGGGGCTCATCGAAGGCTTCGCGAAGACCGACCGTGAGGCGGGCGCACTCCTCAGCTCCATGGGGGCAGGACGGTGGAAGCAGTTCCGCTACGCCCGACTCCCTTCCGCGCTGCCGTCGTTCTTCACCGCCCTGCGCATCTCGATCGTCTACGCCGTGACGGGCGCGATCTTCTCCGAGTACGTCGGCGCCCAGAGCGGGCTCGGCATCTACATGTCGATGCAGAAGAACGCGTTCCGCACCGACCTCGTGCTCGCTGCCGTCGCCGTGACCGCCGTCGTCAGCATCACCCTGTACCTGTCCACCTTCCTGGTCGAGCGGCTCGTCATCCCGTGGGCCTCCAAGGAGAGGAGAGCCCGTCGTGGCCACTGA
- a CDS encoding TenA family protein — translation MPAPASLAAQLKARVEQAASQWPSLALLSGITDGTLDPAVFRHYLEQDYLYLRYYARLYSRLAAAGPEQDLEHAVRLANGIFAVELDRHIANAKPFGCDFAAAVASQETAAYMRFYDSLADDRAATLVAMLPCLYGYTVALAQVDVADPSSAYAAWVAVYASGDYADMIERHCAMIDDSGIDPALAESVLTRGLQHEIAFWNQQPVRLEAVT, via the coding sequence ATGCCCGCACCCGCATCGCTCGCCGCCCAGCTGAAGGCGCGAGTCGAGCAGGCCGCGTCACAGTGGCCCTCGCTCGCTCTGCTGTCCGGGATCACCGACGGGACGCTCGACCCTGCCGTCTTCAGGCACTACCTCGAGCAGGACTACCTGTATCTGCGCTACTACGCGCGTCTGTACTCGCGCCTGGCCGCCGCCGGTCCCGAGCAGGATCTCGAGCATGCGGTCCGTCTGGCGAACGGCATCTTCGCAGTCGAGCTCGACCGACACATCGCGAACGCCAAGCCCTTCGGCTGCGACTTCGCCGCCGCGGTGGCCTCTCAGGAGACCGCGGCATACATGCGCTTCTACGACTCGCTCGCAGACGATCGTGCAGCCACCCTCGTCGCGATGCTCCCGTGCCTCTACGGCTACACGGTCGCGCTCGCCCAGGTCGACGTGGCGGACCCCTCCAGCGCGTACGCAGCGTGGGTCGCGGTCTATGCGAGCGGAGACTACGCGGACATGATCGAACGCCACTGCGCGATGATCGACGACTCCGGCATCGACCCCGCGCTCGCCGAGAGCGTGCTCACCCGAGGTCTCCAGCACGAGATCGCGTTCTGGAACCAGCAACCCGTCCGACTGGAGGCCGTCACGTGA
- a CDS encoding ABC transporter substrate-binding protein → MKHTRRLQATVGLAASSMLVLAGCSSTDAATTDTASDGSTAAMTTVRFTLDWTPNTNHTGLYVAIANGYFKDAGIDVEVLPYNSSSAETLIDAGSAEFGITSEGGLLYAHAAGGDVVSVMSVLQHGATALSISADRTDITSPADLDGTVYGGFGTPTEDAVNKAVIQAAGGTGDYSSVILGTSAYEALYSGDVDFTQAFVTWEGIEADLQGTPMSYFYPTDYGFPDEYSIVVAGSESWIAANPEAASAFVGALQKGYEYAAENPDEAAQILIDQNPDVLTEPELVTKSQELISSDYLLDADGAVGTQTASMWSDLGSFYFDNGLLADADGNVLTEEPDWSGFYTNDLIS, encoded by the coding sequence ATGAAGCACACCCGCCGCCTCCAGGCGACGGTCGGTCTCGCAGCGAGCTCCATGCTCGTGCTGGCCGGCTGCTCGTCCACCGACGCCGCCACCACCGACACCGCGAGCGACGGCTCGACCGCCGCCATGACGACCGTCCGCTTCACGCTCGACTGGACGCCCAACACGAACCACACCGGCCTCTACGTCGCGATCGCGAACGGATACTTCAAGGACGCGGGCATCGACGTGGAGGTGCTTCCGTACAACAGCTCATCCGCCGAGACCCTGATCGATGCCGGCAGTGCCGAGTTCGGCATCACGAGCGAGGGCGGACTTCTCTACGCGCACGCCGCGGGCGGCGACGTCGTCTCCGTGATGTCCGTCCTCCAGCACGGCGCGACCGCGCTGAGCATCAGTGCGGACCGTACCGACATCACGAGCCCGGCTGACCTGGACGGCACCGTCTACGGCGGCTTCGGCACGCCGACCGAGGACGCGGTGAACAAGGCCGTGATCCAGGCCGCGGGTGGAACGGGCGACTACTCGTCCGTGATCCTCGGCACGAGCGCATACGAGGCCCTCTACTCGGGTGACGTGGACTTCACCCAGGCATTCGTGACGTGGGAGGGCATCGAGGCTGACCTCCAGGGCACCCCCATGTCGTACTTCTACCCGACCGACTACGGGTTCCCCGACGAGTACTCGATCGTGGTCGCAGGCTCCGAGTCGTGGATCGCGGCGAACCCTGAGGCGGCCTCCGCGTTCGTCGGTGCGCTTCAGAAGGGATACGAGTACGCCGCGGAGAACCCCGACGAGGCGGCGCAGATCCTCATCGACCAGAACCCGGACGTCCTGACCGAGCCGGAGCTCGTCACCAAGAGCCAGGAGCTCATCTCCTCGGACTACCTGCTCGACGCCGACGGCGCGGTCGGGACCCAGACCGCCTCGATGTGGTCGGACCTGGGCAGCTTCTACTTCGACAACGGCCTGCTCGCAGACGCCGACGGGAACGTCCTCACGGAGGAGCCCGACTGGTCCGGGTTCTACACCAACGACCTCATCTCCTGA